ATATCTTTTACATCTAAATTGATTAAGGACTTCTCACTAGATCTGCCATTCGGATGTTCATTTTTAAAGAATAAGATTAAGATGGTTGTCTGTAGGAATGGATATTAACTGTGGATCATATCTCGTTCGACATACTCAGACTACAATTGAGGAAGGGAAGTTGCAAGACAAAGACATCGATAGAGCTCTTCTGAACCTTTTCTCGGTCCAACTCCGTCTTGGGCTGTTTGATGGAGACCCCAGAAAGGGGCAGTTTGGAGAGTTGGGACCTCAAAACATTTGTACCACAGAGCACAAGATGCTGGCACTTGAAGCAGCAAGGCAGGGAATTGTTCTTCTGAAGAATGAGAAGAAGTTCCTGCCTCTGAATAGAAATGTTGTTTCTTCCATAGCTATCATTGGTCCAATGGCTAACAACATAAGTAATATGGGTGGTGACTACACAGGTATGGTTCTTGCAATAATGTGTAATTGTTGGGGGTTTATAAATTATATCGGCTTATATAGTCTTCTTCTACACGAAGCATCCTAATATGGCAAGTTACCTAAGACAGCTTTGGGCCTTACCATGTTTGTCTTGTAATATCTGTATTGAGTCATATTGAATGTGAACCACCCAGATGCTGACTGAAGTTTTGCTAACCTCAATCTGTCACTGGGTTTCTTCATTTTGTAGAAATTGCCTGATATTGAATTTGTATAATATGGTTGTTTGGTATTCTTCATATGACAGGTTTCCCATGTGACCCAAAGAGCTTTTATGAGGGACTGCTAGGCTATGTAGAGAAGGCATCTTATGCATCTGGTTGCTCAGATGTGCCTTGTGATTCTGATGCTGGGTTTAATGATGCAATTCTTAGTGCAAAGAAAGCTGATTTTGTGGTTGTAGTTGCTGGGCTGGATTTGTCCCAAGAAACTGAAGATCATGACCGAGTTAGTCTCCTCTTGCCTGGTAAACAGATGTCCTTAGTGTCTTCTGTTGCTGCAGCAAGTAAAAGACCGATAATTCTTGTTCTTACTGGTGGAGGACCCCTTGATGTATCGTTCGCTGAAGGAGACCGGAATATTGCAAGTATTCTCTGGGTTGGATACCCTGGGGAAGCTGGTGGAAAGGCACTTGCGGAGGTCATCTTTGGTGATTTTAATCCAGGTTAGTAGCCACAAAACTATCATGTATTAGCAGGCATCTAAACACTGCATGAAATTTGAAGTTCATTACTTATGGCTTTTGGTAGCGCAAATCGAGCATCTAGAGAGACTAGTTGACACCAACTGGCATTTTTTTCTCTGTAGCATTCAACACTTGATCTCTATGCTTGCTTAGTTTCTATGATTTAACATGATGTTTGGACATTTGAAAACAGGTGGAAGACTTCCAATGACTTGGTATCCTGAATCATTTACAAAGATTGCAATGAATGATATGAACATGCGTGCCAACCCTTTTCGTGGTTATCCTGGGAGAACTTACCGTTTTTACACCGGAAATAGAGTGTATGGCTTTGGCCAAGGCTTAAGCTATACCAAATTCACCTACAAACTCTTGTCTGCTCCAAGAACATTAAGTTTATCAGGGTCTATTACAGGCACTTTGACTGAGAAGATACTGCACCAGAGAGAACTTGATTATATACATGTCGATGAGCTGACATCATGTGATTCATTGAGCTTCTATGTGCATATTTCTGTAGCAAATGTCGGAGATATGGACGGAAGCCATGTTGTCATGTTGTTCTCTAGAGCACCAAAAATTTTCGAGGGAACTCCAGAGAAGCAATTAATCGCATTTGATCGTGTACATACTAGTTCATACGGATCAACAGAAACAAGCATTATAGTAAATCCTTGTGACCACCTTAGCATTGTGGACAAACATGGAAAAAGGATATTGCCCCTTGGTGAACATCTTCTAACACTGGGAGATTTGGAGCACTCAGTGTCAATTGTAACTTAGTAATGCTGTCAAGAAACCGAGcatgatgattttttttttttatttaataacaaTCTGCAAATTGGTTCAGACAAGATGATGTTTTGTATTGCAATTATGTCACAATTTCTTCGGCTTTACAGGAATAAAATTACAGAGACAGAGTTCGACTGAAGTTTTGGCAGATGGAAGTGCATGATGCTGAACAATATGAAGATCAAGAAGTAGGTAAGGAAAATCAATCCACTTCGTCGAGttgattaaaaaaagaaaagcagGCGTGACAAGCATGACTGAAATGCATGGTGGGTGACATTATAAAAAGTAATAGATGCTTGTTTTGCTAATGCTGTGTAAAATTTTAGAAGCATTTCGGATAGCTGGCTCTCACGTTTGAACATTCTTTTCATCTGCTCGCGCAATAAAACAAAAGATTGTGCACTCAGGTTATTATCTTACGCTTCCgctcatttcattttattttgctATATTAGTAATCTTCTTCCTTAGAAATATTGATAAATTATTAGACATTTTGGTAAAAGCTTTTCATAATTTGTTTACAGCCAAATTTCACACATGTAAAAGAAAGTAGACAATCGCACAGGAGAATTGGAATTAGACAAAAAAAAGCTTTACATTCACCAATCTAACATTTCTCAACACTACAAAATACTTACGAGATGTATTTTTTATGCATTATTCATTAATCAATTATAAATGTCTATTTATCTTCTTACTTTTAAAGATAAAAATATCAATAACATTATAACCACGG
This is a stretch of genomic DNA from Gossypium arboreum isolate Shixiya-1 chromosome 11, ASM2569848v2, whole genome shotgun sequence. It encodes these proteins:
- the LOC108474181 gene encoding probable beta-D-xylosidase 6, which codes for MSLQLKSLFFILQLLALLISISSSDPNPQFPCQPPHFNSYPFCNTSLSITDRAQSLISLLTLEEKIYQLSNNASGIPRLGIPPYEWWSESLHGLASNGPGVNFNGYVKAATSFPQVLVTAASFNRTLWFKIGLAIGIEAKAMHNVGQAGLTFWAPNINIFRDPRWGRGQETPGEDPLVVSAYAIQFVKGFQGGSWKASGELIDRFERKRALGGYNDDESGDRLMNSACCKHFIAYDLEKWKNFSRYSFNAVVTKQDMEDTYEPPFRSCIQQGKASCLMCSYNAVNGVPVCAQGDLLQKARNEWGFKGYITSDCDAVATVQEYQNYTRKADDAVALVLKAGMDINCGSYLVRHTQTTIEEGKLQDKDIDRALLNLFSVQLRLGLFDGDPRKGQFGELGPQNICTTEHKMLALEAARQGIVLLKNEKKFLPLNRNVVSSIAIIGPMANNISNMGGDYTGFPCDPKSFYEGLLGYVEKASYASGCSDVPCDSDAGFNDAILSAKKADFVVVVAGLDLSQETEDHDRVSLLLPGKQMSLVSSVAAASKRPIILVLTGGGPLDVSFAEGDRNIASILWVGYPGEAGGKALAEVIFGDFNPGGRLPMTWYPESFTKIAMNDMNMRANPFRGYPGRTYRFYTGNRVYGFGQGLSYTKFTYKLLSAPRTLSLSGSITGTLTEKILHQRELDYIHVDELTSCDSLSFYVHISVANVGDMDGSHVVMLFSRAPKIFEGTPEKQLIAFDRVHTSSYGSTETSIIVNPCDHLSIVDKHGKRILPLGEHLLTLGDLEHSVSIVT